From Gloeocapsopsis sp. IPPAS B-1203, one genomic window encodes:
- the rfaE2 gene encoding D-glycero-beta-D-manno-heptose 1-phosphate adenylyltransferase: MVNDLLDAIAGLRVLVIGEAMLDCYLHGASDRLCPEAPVPVVNVTHIDRAPGGAANTAVNARCLGADVMLLSVVGDDWEGTLLQQALAERGVSSDNIYTQLDRRSLSKQRVVASSQILVRFDQGSTTPISTEIEQKLIVQIHQLFPQCDAVIVSDYGYGILTPRVIEAIAKLQQVTPRILVVDSKHLATYKNIGVTAVKPNYAEALKLLDLETTANDTRVNQILPHGQRLLDITGAEIVAVTLDAEGAIVFERSTANGIKLHRTCTKKATNHATGAGDTFVSALALALAAKVSTKDAAEFAAAAAAVVVQKDGTTACTAQDLREAQVAPTEKYISDRTQLMKVLAAHRAAGRRIVFTNGCFDILHAGHVSYLNQARTLGDILVIGVNSDASVSRIKGSTRPINSLFDRIQVLAGLGCVDYLVSFDEDTPLHLLPSVRPNIYVKGGDYTKATLPETPLVEQLGGEVHLLPFVENCSTTSIIQRCQSLHKEAS; encoded by the coding sequence ATGGTAAATGATTTGCTCGATGCGATCGCTGGTTTGAGAGTGCTTGTGATTGGCGAGGCGATGCTCGATTGTTATCTTCATGGTGCAAGCGATCGCTTGTGCCCAGAAGCACCTGTTCCGGTTGTGAATGTTACGCATATTGATCGCGCTCCTGGGGGTGCAGCAAATACTGCTGTTAATGCTCGTTGTCTTGGTGCTGATGTCATGCTGCTTTCGGTTGTTGGTGATGATTGGGAGGGGACACTGCTACAGCAAGCACTTGCAGAACGTGGCGTGTCTTCAGATAACATCTATACGCAACTCGATAGGCGATCGCTTAGTAAGCAAAGAGTTGTTGCCTCTTCGCAAATTTTAGTCCGCTTCGATCAAGGTAGTACTACACCCATTTCAACAGAGATTGAGCAAAAGCTAATCGTTCAAATCCATCAATTATTTCCTCAATGCGATGCGGTGATTGTTTCCGACTACGGTTATGGAATTTTGACACCAAGAGTGATTGAGGCGATCGCTAAACTTCAGCAAGTCACACCGCGAATTTTGGTTGTTGATTCTAAGCATCTAGCGACATACAAAAATATTGGGGTGACTGCGGTAAAACCTAATTACGCTGAAGCGTTGAAACTACTCGATTTGGAGACAACAGCTAACGATACTAGAGTTAACCAAATTCTCCCACACGGGCAAAGGCTTCTCGACATCACAGGTGCAGAAATTGTGGCTGTTACTTTGGATGCTGAGGGGGCGATCGTGTTTGAGCGTTCTACTGCAAATGGCATTAAGCTACATCGTACTTGTACCAAAAAAGCAACAAATCATGCGACAGGTGCTGGTGACACTTTCGTCAGTGCACTCGCACTTGCCCTGGCAGCAAAAGTTTCAACAAAGGATGCGGCAGAATTTGCTGCGGCTGCAGCTGCAGTTGTTGTGCAAAAAGACGGTACAACAGCTTGTACTGCTCAAGACTTAAGGGAAGCACAAGTAGCACCAACGGAAAAATATATCAGCGATCGCACTCAACTTATGAAAGTATTAGCTGCACACCGTGCTGCTGGGCGTCGGATTGTTTTTACTAATGGCTGTTTTGACATTCTTCATGCCGGACACGTTTCTTATCTTAATCAAGCGCGTACCCTAGGAGACATTCTTGTTATCGGCGTCAATTCAGATGCAAGTGTCAGCCGCATTAAAGGATCGACACGTCCAATTAATTCACTCTTTGATCGCATTCAGGTACTTGCTGGGCTTGGTTGTGTTGATTATCTTGTCTCCTTTGATGAAGATACTCCACTTCATCTTTTACCATCGGTGCGCCCTAATATCTATGTCAAAGGTGGCGACTATACCAAAGCTACACTACCAGAAACACCTTTAGTAGAACAATTGGGAGGTGAGGTACACCTTTTGCCATTTGTAGAAAATTGCTCGACAACAAGCATCATTCAGCGCTGTCAATCATTACACAAGGAAGCATCATGA
- the waaF gene encoding lipopolysaccharide heptosyltransferase II — protein sequence MSAIATWDCVENVLCIRLDTMGDVLMTTPAIRALKVSHPQRRITLLTSSAGATTASLIPEIDTVVVYDAPWLKATAPRKNSLPEYEMAEHLRNLQFDAAVIFTVYSQNPLPSAFLCYLADIPLRLAHCHENPYQLLTDWVKDPEPEQFVRHEVRRQLDLVATVGCQTNNDKMSLRVSEKALNRVQMMLEQLRIKHQPWVVVHPGATAPSRRYPPAGFAEVARRLVTMGISVVFTGTEPERQLVEEIQTRADVTTRSLVGCLDLEEMAALVAIAPLLIANNTGPVHIAAAVGTPVVDLYALTNPQHTPWGVPHRVLFHDVSCKYCYKSVCPESHHHCLELVTPNSVVTAVCELLQETQAHPILL from the coding sequence ATGAGCGCGATCGCAACTTGGGATTGTGTTGAAAATGTTTTGTGTATTCGACTCGATACGATGGGTGATGTATTGATGACAACACCCGCAATTCGTGCTTTAAAAGTATCGCATCCTCAACGACGGATTACGCTTCTAACATCTTCAGCAGGAGCAACAACGGCATCACTGATTCCAGAAATTGATACAGTTGTGGTTTACGATGCCCCGTGGTTAAAAGCAACTGCCCCCCGCAAAAACAGCCTTCCTGAATACGAAATGGCAGAACACTTGCGGAATTTACAATTTGATGCTGCAGTAATTTTTACAGTGTATAGTCAAAATCCTTTACCATCAGCATTTCTTTGTTACTTAGCAGATATTCCTCTGCGATTGGCACACTGTCATGAAAACCCTTATCAGCTACTCACTGATTGGGTTAAAGATCCCGAACCAGAACAATTTGTGCGTCATGAAGTGCGTCGCCAGTTAGATTTAGTGGCAACTGTCGGGTGTCAAACAAATAATGACAAAATGTCTTTGCGTGTTTCAGAAAAAGCACTGAATCGCGTGCAAATGATGTTAGAACAACTGAGAATTAAACACCAACCTTGGGTTGTGGTTCACCCTGGTGCAACTGCACCATCGCGGCGTTATCCACCAGCAGGCTTTGCCGAAGTTGCTCGTCGTTTGGTGACAATGGGTATTTCAGTTGTTTTTACTGGTACTGAACCCGAAAGACAGTTAGTTGAAGAAATTCAAACACGCGCTGATGTGACGACGCGATCGCTTGTTGGGTGTCTTGACTTAGAGGAAATGGCTGCCTTAGTTGCGATCGCCCCATTGCTAATTGCTAATAATACAGGTCCTGTGCATATCGCGGCGGCGGTTGGGACTCCTGTCGTTGATTTATATGCACTCACAAATCCTCAGCACACCCCTTGGGGCGTTCCTCATCGCGTTCTATTCCATGATGTTTCTTGCAAGTACTGTTACAAAAGTGTTTGTCCTGAAAGTCATCACCACTGTCTAGAATTGGTGACACCAAATTCTGTTGTTACAGCTGTTTGCGAACTTTTGCAAGAAACCCAGGCTCATCCTATTCTGCTTTGA
- a CDS encoding glycosyltransferase family A protein, translating to MSTIDILLPTYRRPAALAVTLTSLIAQTYRDFRIVISDQTEDSNPTATGEVQAVLRVLRAHGHTVEIHKHLPRRGIAEQRQFLLEQANAPYSLFIDDDLILEPDVVEKMLVAIQEERCGFVGCAFIGLSHIDRVHPDKHNIEFWDSPVQPEVVRHHTPQWERWRLHNGANIYHIQQKLGITSANPRKYRVTWVPACVMYDTAKLRELGGFNFWRELPPEHCGEDVLAQLRVMAVYGGCGILPSGVYHQELPTTISDRLIAADNVLNWGDIVFS from the coding sequence ATGAGTACTATTGATATCCTTCTTCCTACTTATCGCCGTCCTGCTGCCTTAGCTGTCACGCTTACAAGTCTTATTGCCCAAACCTACCGCGACTTTCGGATTGTCATTTCTGACCAAACTGAGGATAGCAACCCAACAGCAACGGGTGAAGTGCAAGCTGTATTGCGAGTACTTCGTGCCCACGGTCATACTGTTGAAATTCATAAGCACTTACCGCGTCGTGGCATTGCAGAACAACGGCAATTTTTATTAGAACAAGCTAACGCACCTTATTCGTTATTTATTGATGATGACTTGATTCTTGAACCTGATGTCGTTGAAAAAATGCTGGTTGCAATTCAGGAGGAAAGATGTGGTTTCGTTGGATGTGCGTTTATTGGCTTGAGCCACATTGATCGCGTTCATCCTGACAAACATAATATTGAATTTTGGGATTCTCCCGTTCAACCAGAAGTTGTGAGACATCATACTCCTCAATGGGAGCGCTGGCGGTTGCATAATGGTGCAAATATCTACCACATTCAACAGAAATTAGGCATTACATCAGCGAACCCCCGTAAATATCGCGTTACTTGGGTTCCGGCTTGTGTTATGTATGATACTGCTAAGCTTCGCGAGCTTGGTGGATTTAATTTTTGGCGCGAACTTCCTCCAGAACATTGTGGCGAAGATGTTTTAGCTCAACTGCGTGTTATGGCAGTATATGGAGGTTGTGGTATTCTTCCTTCTGGTGTTTATCACCAAGAACTACCAACAACAATTAGCGATCGCCTAATCGCTGCAGATAATGTATTGAACTGGGGTGATATTGTGTTTAGTTAA
- a CDS encoding WGxxGxxG family protein: MKPSLSKTIGASLIAMSVAVLPLSLPAAATTTTPDTTTTTTVQETREDDNNWGWLGLLGLIGLAGLFRQQKRTVAYRDPAETGSTTTPRY, encoded by the coding sequence ATGAAACCTTCTTTGTCTAAAACAATCGGGGCAAGCCTCATCGCAATGAGTGTAGCTGTGCTACCGTTATCGCTACCTGCTGCTGCAACAACTACTACTCCAGATACAACAACTACAACAACAGTCCAAGAAACAAGAGAAGATGACAATAACTGGGGATGGCTAGGTCTTCTCGGACTCATAGGCTTAGCTGGTCTATTTCGCCAGCAGAAACGTACTGTTGCTTACAGAGATCCTGCCGAGACAGGAAGCACCACTACACCTAGATACTAA
- a CDS encoding glycosyltransferase family 9 protein, with the protein MTSSTFCNILFVELLGGIGDILIALSAIQALARSHSQAQMTVLTLSPGGKLLESDPLITHVIYADRNNPRKSVETLLASQNFDLIVSDTNYDGIEQVIQQSGVLHCVTNLWREPPTNQLVSDRFIGILLAEKVIHKQAIANVRLQLPSLNQQRAQAVLHHYPRPLVFLIPDAGMSIKRWNPINFITLGKALRHAYGATLLIPVGADIEQAAEIVDGIGNNAYIFPRGELVDLAAVLSCASLVIAADTGSARIAAALNIPTITLFGPSWYGRYGQPQPHIDLQGYPQCPERNLSNFTEQSCWYSGVCSLQQPWRNCVDDISPLDVFAAAESLLGVWGE; encoded by the coding sequence ATGACAAGCAGTACATTTTGTAACATTCTCTTTGTTGAGTTGCTAGGAGGAATCGGCGATATTTTAATTGCATTGAGTGCAATTCAGGCATTAGCGCGATCGCACTCTCAAGCTCAAATGACAGTTTTGACATTATCTCCTGGAGGGAAGCTATTAGAAAGCGATCCTCTGATTACTCACGTTATTTATGCAGATCGCAATAATCCACGAAAATCTGTAGAAACACTACTAGCAAGTCAAAATTTTGACTTGATTGTATCAGATACCAATTACGATGGCATTGAGCAAGTTATTCAACAAAGCGGTGTATTGCATTGTGTAACTAACTTGTGGCGAGAACCACCCACAAATCAACTTGTCAGCGATCGCTTTATTGGGATTTTGTTAGCAGAAAAAGTTATTCACAAGCAGGCGATTGCTAACGTACGTCTCCAGCTACCTTCATTAAATCAACAACGCGCTCAAGCAGTTTTACATCATTATCCTCGTCCATTAGTGTTTTTGATCCCTGATGCTGGAATGTCAATTAAGCGATGGAATCCCATTAACTTTATTACTTTAGGTAAAGCATTAAGACACGCTTACGGTGCAACTTTGCTTATACCTGTTGGTGCTGATATCGAGCAAGCCGCAGAAATTGTTGATGGAATTGGCAACAACGCCTATATCTTTCCTCGTGGCGAACTTGTTGATTTAGCTGCGGTGCTGTCTTGTGCTTCTTTGGTTATTGCTGCTGATACAGGTTCTGCACGAATTGCAGCTGCTTTGAACATACCAACAATTACACTTTTTGGTCCTTCCTGGTACGGACGTTATGGACAACCACAGCCACACATTGACCTACAGGGCTACCCTCAATGTCCTGAACGAAATCTGAGCAACTTTACTGAGCAATCTTGCTGGTACAGTGGCGTTTGTTCACTACAGCAACCTTGGAGGAATTGCGTTGATGACATTTCGCCACTTGATGTTTTTGCTGCTGCTGAGTCCTTGTTGGGGGTGTGGGGTGAGTAA
- a CDS encoding glycosyltransferase family 9 protein, which translates to MTFRHLMFLLLLSPCWGCGVSNSLKLLSEWSNVRNILVMRLDNIGDVIMTSPALRVMKENLPACHLTLMASPSGAQAASLLPWVDEVFPWQALWQDLGSLDFAPKREWQLIQKLRDRRFDAAVIFTSFSQSPHPPAFVCYLAGIPLRLGESKQQGNGVLTTEVPAAPDEIHQVERNLRLVEAIGFQVRDRSLSIQFDLDAKQAALQLLAQHGIADRPYILLNPWTSCQSRNYDSLRFAIAAKQLTQQTGMPIVVTGVPKDRDRAQPLLTTLASHAIDLVGSTTLPQLAALIASAQLVLTNNTSTMHIADATRTPSVVMFAGTEYESQWRPRYNLSHLLRRPTACSPCYAFSCPYQLECLDISPEDVVMAGLDLLASARL; encoded by the coding sequence ATGACATTTCGCCACTTGATGTTTTTGCTGCTGCTGAGTCCTTGTTGGGGGTGTGGGGTGAGTAATTCTCTAAAATTACTGAGCGAGTGGAGTAATGTGCGCAATATTCTTGTCATGCGGCTAGATAATATTGGCGATGTGATTATGACGAGTCCAGCATTACGGGTAATGAAGGAAAATTTACCCGCGTGTCATTTAACGCTGATGGCAAGTCCGAGTGGGGCGCAAGCTGCATCATTGTTACCTTGGGTTGATGAGGTATTTCCGTGGCAAGCACTATGGCAAGATTTGGGGAGTCTTGATTTTGCTCCTAAACGTGAGTGGCAGTTAATTCAAAAACTCCGCGATCGCCGCTTTGATGCTGCAGTCATTTTCACAAGTTTTAGCCAAAGTCCTCATCCTCCTGCTTTTGTGTGTTACTTGGCGGGTATTCCTTTACGCTTAGGTGAATCAAAGCAACAAGGAAATGGCGTATTAACTACAGAAGTACCAGCCGCACCCGATGAAATTCACCAAGTAGAACGTAATTTACGCTTAGTTGAAGCAATTGGGTTTCAAGTACGCGATCGCAGTTTGTCGATTCAGTTTGATTTGGACGCAAAACAAGCCGCATTACAATTACTTGCTCAACACGGTATAGCTGATCGCCCGTATATCCTGCTTAATCCCTGGACAAGTTGTCAATCTCGTAACTACGATTCCTTACGCTTCGCCATTGCTGCAAAACAACTTACGCAACAAACAGGTATGCCAATTGTGGTGACAGGCGTTCCCAAAGACCGCGATCGCGCTCAACCTTTACTGACTACACTTGCGTCTCATGCCATCGACTTGGTTGGTAGTACTACCCTACCTCAGCTAGCAGCTTTGATTGCAAGCGCTCAATTAGTTTTAACCAACAATACATCAACAATGCATATTGCCGACGCTACACGCACTCCCAGCGTTGTTATGTTTGCCGGAACAGAGTATGAATCGCAATGGCGACCTCGCTATAACTTATCACATCTTCTGCGCCGTCCTACTGCTTGTAGTCCTTGTTATGCCTTTAGCTGTCCCTACCAACTAGAATGCCTTGATATTTCTCCAGAGGATGTCGTAATGGCAGGATTAGATTTGTTAGCGTCGGCTAGATTATAG
- the topA gene encoding type I DNA topoisomerase, which produces MSTLVIVESPTKARTIRNYLPNGYRVEASMGHIRDLPQSASDIPPAVKGEKWAQLGVNVDADFEPLYIVPKDKKKVVTQLKEALKNADELVLATDEDREGESISWHLLQLLKPKVPIKRMVFHEITQDAIRKALKNCRDVDEQLVRAQETRRILDRLVGYTLSPLLWKKIAWGLSAGRVQSVAVRLLVEKERQRRAFRQATYWDLKAELEAESAGSASNNAFESRLVTLGGTKIANGSDFDEATGKLIAGRKVVLLNEAEAKALKDRLKGKQWKVTDLEERPVTRKPAPPFTTSTLQQESNRKLRLSARDTMRTAQSLYEQGYITYMRTDSVHLSDQAIAAARTCVEQLYGKQYLNPSPRQYTTKSKGAQEAHEAIRPAGSTFRTPQETGLSGRELALYDLIWKRTVASQMADAKQTQIVMHLQVEDAGFRSSGKRIDFPGYLRAYVEGSDDPEAALEDQEVILPNLKVGDRPNCKKLEAIKHETQPPARYTEASLVKTLESEGIGRPSTYASIIGTIIDRGYAQLVSNALVPTFTAFAVTGLLEKHFPDLVNTSFTSKMEQTLDDIATGEVNWLPYLQEFYLGDSGLETLVKERENQIDPNTARTVELEDLAAKVRIGKFGPYIEVENGDGVVTASIPKDVNPADLDPAQVEVLLRQKTEGPDQLGRHPETGEPIYVLIGSRGPYIQLGDATEENPKPKTASFPKGMTIENLTLDKAVGLLSLPRLLGTHPATGGKIQASIGPFGPYVAHDQGKEGKDYRSLKAGDDVFTVTLERALELLSEPKKGRGGGRSKTKPPLKELGSHPDDGEAVNIYDGPYGPYVKHGKTNVGLPEGKSVEDITLAIALELLATKATSKKSTRRSSTSSNGKSASKSSTTAKKKTTRSQSGSRTSTASSSKAK; this is translated from the coding sequence ATGTCAACTCTGGTCATTGTCGAATCTCCCACTAAAGCCCGTACCATTCGTAACTACTTGCCAAATGGTTATCGCGTGGAAGCGTCTATGGGTCATATCCGCGACCTTCCGCAGTCGGCTAGCGATATCCCCCCAGCAGTGAAGGGAGAAAAATGGGCGCAGCTGGGTGTTAATGTGGACGCTGACTTTGAACCGTTGTATATCGTCCCCAAAGATAAAAAAAAGGTTGTTACCCAACTGAAAGAAGCGCTGAAAAATGCAGATGAACTGGTACTTGCGACAGATGAAGACCGCGAAGGTGAAAGTATCAGTTGGCATTTATTGCAGCTACTCAAGCCGAAAGTTCCAATCAAGCGAATGGTATTTCATGAGATTACGCAAGATGCAATCCGTAAGGCATTGAAAAATTGCCGTGATGTTGATGAGCAGCTGGTACGCGCTCAAGAAACAAGAAGAATTTTAGATCGACTTGTTGGTTATACTCTGTCGCCCCTGCTGTGGAAGAAGATCGCTTGGGGTTTATCAGCAGGACGAGTACAGTCAGTAGCAGTGCGGCTGTTGGTAGAAAAAGAACGCCAGCGTCGTGCTTTTCGTCAAGCGACTTATTGGGATTTGAAGGCAGAATTGGAGGCGGAAAGCGCTGGTAGTGCGTCAAACAACGCTTTTGAATCACGACTAGTGACGCTGGGTGGAACCAAGATAGCGAATGGTAGTGATTTTGATGAAGCAACTGGAAAATTAATTGCTGGGCGGAAGGTTGTTTTACTCAATGAAGCGGAAGCGAAAGCTTTAAAAGACCGCCTCAAAGGAAAACAATGGAAAGTTACAGACTTAGAAGAACGTCCAGTCACGCGCAAGCCTGCACCACCATTCACAACTTCAACGCTGCAACAGGAATCTAACCGAAAATTAAGGCTATCAGCACGGGATACAATGCGGACAGCGCAAAGTTTGTACGAGCAAGGGTATATTACCTATATGCGAACTGATTCGGTGCATTTATCAGATCAGGCGATCGCCGCCGCGCGAACTTGTGTTGAACAACTCTACGGTAAACAATACCTCAACCCTTCACCCCGACAATACACAACTAAAAGTAAAGGCGCGCAAGAAGCCCACGAAGCAATTCGTCCAGCGGGAAGTACGTTTAGAACACCACAAGAAACTGGTTTAAGTGGGCGGGAACTCGCGCTATATGACTTGATTTGGAAACGTACTGTTGCTAGTCAAATGGCAGATGCGAAGCAAACTCAAATTGTGATGCATTTGCAAGTCGAAGATGCGGGATTTCGTTCAAGTGGTAAGCGCATTGATTTTCCAGGATATTTACGCGCCTATGTCGAAGGTTCTGACGATCCTGAAGCAGCATTGGAAGATCAAGAGGTGATTTTGCCAAATCTTAAAGTTGGCGATCGCCCGAATTGTAAGAAACTCGAAGCAATTAAACACGAAACACAGCCGCCAGCCCGTTATACTGAAGCTTCATTAGTCAAAACTCTAGAAAGTGAAGGAATTGGTCGTCCGAGTACTTACGCAAGTATTATTGGCACAATCATTGACCGTGGTTATGCTCAACTTGTTAGTAATGCACTAGTTCCCACGTTTACTGCTTTTGCCGTCACAGGATTACTAGAAAAACATTTTCCTGATTTGGTCAACACCAGCTTTACTTCCAAAATGGAGCAAACGCTAGACGATATTGCTACAGGTGAAGTGAACTGGCTACCTTACTTACAAGAATTTTATTTGGGCGATTCTGGGTTAGAAACTCTCGTAAAAGAACGCGAAAACCAAATCGATCCGAATACAGCCCGCACTGTAGAACTTGAAGACTTAGCTGCGAAAGTCCGCATTGGGAAATTTGGTCCTTATATTGAAGTGGAAAATGGTGATGGTGTTGTCACGGCGTCAATTCCCAAAGATGTTAATCCAGCAGATTTAGATCCGGCGCAAGTCGAAGTATTGCTGCGGCAAAAAACTGAAGGTCCCGATCAACTAGGTCGCCATCCGGAAACAGGAGAACCGATTTATGTACTGATTGGTAGTCGCGGTCCTTATATTCAACTGGGAGACGCTACTGAAGAGAATCCTAAACCTAAAACAGCATCATTTCCTAAAGGAATGACAATTGAAAACCTGACACTCGATAAAGCGGTTGGGCTTTTGTCTTTGCCTCGGTTGTTAGGCACTCACCCCGCAACAGGTGGCAAAATCCAAGCATCTATTGGTCCTTTTGGTCCATATGTAGCACATGACCAAGGAAAAGAAGGAAAAGACTACCGATCGCTCAAAGCTGGGGATGATGTTTTTACGGTGACTTTGGAAAGAGCTTTAGAATTATTATCAGAACCTAAAAAAGGACGCGGTGGCGGTCGGAGTAAGACTAAGCCACCTTTAAAAGAGCTAGGTTCGCATCCTGATGATGGAGAAGCAGTGAATATCTACGATGGTCCTTACGGTCCTTATGTCAAGCATGGTAAAACAAACGTTGGCTTACCCGAAGGTAAATCGGTAGAAGATATCACGCTCGCGATCGCACTCGAACTACTAGCAACAAAAGCGACTAGTAAAAAATCAACTCGTCGTAGTTCAACAAGCAGTAATGGTAAATCGGCATCAAAGTCATCAACTACTGCTAAGAAAAAGACAACTCGCAGTCAATCTGGTAGCAGGACGAGCACAGCATCTAGTTCCAAGGCTAAGTAA
- a CDS encoding Uma2 family endonuclease: protein MATQLEQTKALQPVVSWEALPDDFQLEDEPVEYTGQPIIAGALRESLEISGFIQPQMLIASNFGLCATISGQFVVKAPDWVYVAHVNQALSDRKSYTPNLEGDVPQVVMEFLSDADGQEYSVKRTYPPGKWFFYEQILQVPIYVIFDPSDGLLESYQLENGRYELQQPDENGRHWLESMKLFLGTWQGTKEARTSYWLRWWDQSGNLLPCAVELIEIERQRAEQERQQKERLIAFLRSQGIDPNNLPTA, encoded by the coding sequence ATGGCAACCCAACTTGAGCAAACCAAAGCGCTACAACCAGTGGTATCTTGGGAAGCGTTGCCCGACGACTTTCAATTAGAGGATGAACCTGTGGAATATACAGGTCAACCAATTATCGCAGGTGCATTGCGTGAAAGCTTAGAAATTAGTGGTTTTATTCAACCACAAATGTTAATCGCATCGAATTTTGGTTTGTGTGCGACTATCAGCGGGCAATTTGTCGTTAAAGCACCCGATTGGGTTTATGTTGCTCATGTTAACCAAGCATTGAGCGATCGCAAAAGCTACACCCCCAATCTCGAAGGCGATGTTCCCCAAGTCGTGATGGAATTTTTATCCGACGCCGATGGGCAAGAATATTCGGTAAAACGCACCTATCCACCAGGGAAGTGGTTTTTTTACGAGCAAATTTTACAAGTTCCGATTTATGTCATCTTTGACCCCAGTGATGGATTATTGGAATCCTATCAACTCGAAAACGGACGCTACGAGCTTCAGCAACCGGATGAAAATGGTCGCCATTGGCTTGAGTCAATGAAGTTGTTTTTAGGAACTTGGCAAGGAACGAAAGAAGCACGAACGAGCTATTGGTTGCGGTGGTGGGATCAATCGGGTAATTTGTTACCCTGTGCGGTGGAATTGATTGAAATTGAACGCCAACGCGCTGAACAAGAACGTCAGCAAAAAGAACGACTGATCGCCTTTTTGCGATCGCAGGGCATTGATCCGAATAATTTGCCAACAGCATAG
- a CDS encoding AraC family transcriptional regulator, producing the protein MTKIYTSKEWPEIEEEGYRNGKVSYHDDGIESVEIWQHPLQKGLVSATPLCLGLQTDVVNVEYPETYANDCLETDATGYPTITLVFRSAGVQLEQIFGVNEDACEQSGESYLFYYPVETREVETHIAGQDINVRIRLQPHLLRLLSKGQEANLPCLLKPFLETDTPSSFYQSLGKMTPAMQVALQQLLHCPFQGIMRRTYLEAKTLELITLQLAQLFNDGTPSYQQVSLKSSDIERIYQARDILIQNSTNPPSLVELARRVQLNDRKLKQGFRQIFDNTVFGYLHDYRLEKACQLLIEDRMNIAEVSYAVGFANRGYFAAAFRKKFGINPSDYQAQWRKKSA; encoded by the coding sequence ATGACAAAAATTTATACAAGCAAGGAGTGGCCAGAAATCGAGGAAGAGGGTTATCGAAATGGCAAGGTTTCTTACCATGATGATGGTATTGAAAGTGTTGAAATCTGGCAACATCCACTTCAAAAAGGTTTAGTAAGTGCGACTCCACTTTGCTTGGGACTTCAAACCGATGTTGTTAACGTTGAGTATCCAGAGACTTATGCGAATGATTGTCTAGAGACAGATGCTACCGGATACCCTACAATAACTCTGGTTTTTCGGAGTGCTGGGGTGCAATTAGAGCAAATTTTTGGTGTGAATGAAGATGCTTGCGAACAGTCTGGAGAAAGCTATTTATTTTACTATCCCGTAGAAACGCGAGAGGTTGAGACACACATTGCGGGACAAGATATAAATGTCAGAATTCGCCTACAACCGCATTTGCTGCGATTACTGAGTAAAGGTCAGGAAGCAAATTTACCTTGCTTGCTTAAACCATTTTTGGAAACGGACACCCCATCTTCATTTTATCAATCATTGGGCAAGATGACTCCGGCGATGCAAGTAGCGTTGCAGCAACTGCTACATTGTCCATTTCAAGGAATCATGCGACGTACTTATTTAGAAGCAAAAACACTCGAACTGATTACTCTACAATTGGCTCAATTGTTTAACGATGGTACACCTTCGTACCAGCAAGTTAGCTTAAAAAGCAGTGATATTGAGCGCATCTATCAAGCGAGAGATATTCTGATTCAAAATTCTACTAATCCACCGTCATTAGTTGAATTAGCACGACGAGTGCAGTTAAACGATCGCAAACTCAAGCAAGGATTTCGCCAAATCTTCGATAATACAGTATTTGGCTACTTGCACGATTATCGTTTAGAGAAAGCTTGTCAACTCCTCATCGAAGACCGAATGAATATAGCAGAGGTGTCTTATGCGGTAGGGTTTGCCAATAGAGGTTACTTTGCGGCTGCATTTCGCAAGAAGTTTGGCATAAATCCCAGTGATTATCAAGCACAATGGCGTAAAAAGTCCGCCTAG